Sequence from the Puntigrus tetrazona isolate hp1 chromosome 11, ASM1883169v1, whole genome shotgun sequence genome:
aagattatatttttttgaatatattatattctaattcATCTCAATCAAATAGCAGTTGGGTTATTCCGACTAggtcaaaaaaatgacaaagaaaaaaaatacagtgaacaaaatgcaataacggtaataatttttttttttatgatttttatgaaaatgtgaaagaaataaactcttcatatgcTATTTGCTGCTTTAATTCCAACACTAAAGACAGTAGCCTGGAACAGTGGAAAAAGTGGAAATTTATTTTTGAGATTtagaaaagaaaccaaaaaggTTTTCACAATTTTAAACAAGGGTCAAAATACCAAATattgacaaatgaaaacaaaagtaaaaccaacattataacagaaaaaaacagtatctgAAACTCCTGACAGACAATCAATTGGACACACTCTGCAGCAATGTGATGTTGTCTCCTTTTAACATAATCCGCCCTATTGGAGAAATAAAAAGCGTTTAAAGTCATATCAGACTTAGATCAAACTAAAGTTATTTCTCAGAAATGCATGACTCGCCAGTATCGCGAAATTCACACTTACCCAGGGGCTTCCTGTTCTTGGTCTTCATGTGAACCTCCTCTGCATCATCCAAAACCAAGTTCATGTATTCATCAAATCCCttgaaacataaacaaagaaagCAAATAAGATTTCTTCATTCACGCATGCGTGATACTGTTCATAATATTGTCTGTAAAGATGAAAATGAGCTTTGTGGAATAAAGTGAAAGTGGCTAAAAGTAAATTTtacaatcatattttatatgtttactCACAATGATGCAGCCTTCTATCCGCATGTTGACCTGTTCATACAGCCAGACCTGGATTCGAGAACGCTGtacagaaagagacaaaaaatgtTAGCCACTGGTCATTTACATTCTGAACTTTTCAGTTAAAGAATTTGAACTGGTCATCTAGACTTTTTATGTGgatgataaatacaaaaacgtGGCAGGTAATGctgtctttaaaatgtttaacaaaataaaataataataaaaaaaaattaactaagataaaataaaaccaagacacacacacacaaacatatataatataaatatatattatatataataatataaatatatattatatataataatatatatatatatatatatatatatatatatatatatatataatatatatatatatatatatatatatatatatatatatatatatatatatatatatatatatatatatatatatatatatatatatatatataataatacataaaagaaaatgattaacTTACATTCTGTAGATACCTGAAAATAAGGTTCTGAAAGTGTTATTaaggaaacaaacaaatattaacaataccaatatactgttatcaaatataatcatgaataatttaaataagcATTTCATTCATTGGAAAGTAAGCGATTAGCATGATAAAAACAAACCTGATGCAATCTCAAATACTgataaaacatataattatacaaaaaaacatgctattCTTAATGCAATACGTACTACAACAAAGCAGGATTAATATTACGACACCAAAGTATAACAATGCAATGGGAAAAAAACGATAGAGTTTTGCGCTCAGAAGGATACAATGGGCTGCACCATAACCTTCTGAACCTTCTGTCCTTGTCCTCTGTACGCCATTCTTCCAAGCAATatccaaatatttttagaagaaaGTGATAAATGTCAAATTCAATGCAATAGTTGTTAGCGCGGCAACGAAAATCTCACGTTGGTCGCTGCTGCTTCAATGGCGGCGCAATTCCGGAAGCAGAATGACGCAGACACGCGTAGATTACATGTATCGCCTCTTGTGGCCGGGAGACGCACTGCAGGCTAGCGGGTTTacacaaaaagtttttattgCACAGAACTATTATTAACGTTGAACagttatttatgcatgtattatatataaccAATTACATCTGATTGTCCAATAAAATCCACAATTTTATATTAGCGTTTGCTGTATGTGGTGTTACATATTCatttagtaaaatgttaaatattgaaaaCTACTGCACAAAATGTTACGCTAACAATGTATTTGTAGCATTACATTTGACGTCTACAACTGTAGTTTTGAGGACGTAGTACGCCGATTGCGTGACGTAATACGCACGTTTCTGCTTGGTCAGTGTGTCAATTGTTGTTTTAGAGGCGTTCATTGGTGAGTGACTTAGCATCGTGCCAGCTGCATACTAcgagttatttttatttattaagacaaTATTTTCACAATCTTTACAGGATGTTTTTACAGTGAAAGAACTGTTTGAATTTGAggttatgtaattatatatctGCTGCGCTTTTGTAGCGTTATCTTTAGCCTGGCTAACAGTTAGCCTCGCTTACATTGTTGTcaacattgtgttttattattataaacccCGTACTTTTGCTTAGGTGAGAAAAATATGGTcagaattttgttttaattaatattcatttattaagtttattattttgttaagcTGTAgagcattattatatatttttatatatatgtgtgttatatCTAGTCATATTTCAATTCATATGTTGATGTCGTTATCATATTCTTCGTttctttcttgatttttttatgtttatgtattcatataCAGTGTAAATACGTgcacattcattaaaataaattggcATTGCTTTATGTTGATGattgatgcacatttttaatctcaaaatgttATTGTCACatatgtctttgttttaaagacCAAATGCGATATGACT
This genomic interval carries:
- the snrpe gene encoding small nuclear ribonucleoprotein E produces the protein MAYRGQGQKVQKVMVQPINLIFRYLQNRSRIQVWLYEQVNMRIEGCIIGFDEYMNLVLDDAEEVHMKTKNRKPLGRIMLKGDNITLLQSVSN